In Acidimicrobiales bacterium, the sequence AGTGGGCCGACCTCCCAAGGGTGTTGTCCACACGCGGTGACCCGCACGCGCCGCGCCTCTACGTTCGGTGGTGACGAAGCCAATCGAACCTGGAGGTCGATCACGTGCGGGTCACCACCGCATTCAACAAGATGCTGGGCCTGGTCGGGGCCAGCGTGGACTCGGTGGTCTTCGCCCCGGAGGGGATCGTGGTCGGCCTGCGCCGGCGCCCCCACAAGCACCGCTGTCCGTGCGGGGGCAAGACGTCGGGGACCCGGGACCACTCGGTGCGGCGCTGGCGGCATCTGGACCTGGGCGGCACCAGGCTGTTCCTCGAGTACCGCATCGCCCGCATCGACTGTCCCCGCTGTAAGGCGACCCGGACCGAGACGGTGCCCTGGGCCCGTCCCGGGGCCCGGCACACCCGGGACCTCCAGGACCTGGTGGCCTGGCTGGCCCAGCGCACCGACAAGACCACCATCACCCGCCTGCTGCGCATCTCCTGGGAGGCGGTGGCCAAGATCATCGTCGACGTGGTGGCCGAGGCGATCGACGACAAACGCCTCGATGGCCTCTACCGCATCGGGGTGGACGAGATCAGCTACCGCAAGGGACATCAGTACCTGACCGTGGTGGCCGACCACGACCGGGACGGGGCGGTGGTCTGGGCGGCCAAGGGCAAGGACCACACCGTGTTGGAGGCCTTCTACGACGAGCTCGGGCCCAAGCGGGTCCAGAAGCTCTCCGCGGTGAGCCTGGACATGGGCGGGGCCTACAAGCTCGCCACCGACAACAAGGCGGCGCACGTGACCCAGTGTGTGGACCCCTTCCACGTCATCAAGCTGGCCAACGAGGCCATCAACAAGACACGCCGGGTGGCCTGGAACGTCGAGCGGGACGCAGGTAGGCCGGCACGCAAGGTCAAACACACCCGATGGGCGCTCGTCAAAGACACCCAGGCCCTGTCCCGGGGCCAATGGGAAACCCTCGACGCCCTGCGCCGGTCCCGCTCGGCGCTGTATCGAGCCTGGCAGCTCAAGGAGGCGCTGAGAGACCTGTACCGGCTGCGCTACCCGTCCCAGGCCCCCCGGCATCTGGACTGGTGGCTGGCGTGGGCCTGTCGGTCCCGCATACCCGCCTTCGTCTCGCTGGCCAAGACCATCCGGGCCAACCGGGACCGGGTGCTCGCCGCCGTCGAGCTCGGCCTGTCCAACTCCAAGCTGGAGGGCCTCAACTCGAAGATCCGCCTGATCAACCACCGCGGGTACGGCCATCACTCTGCCGCCGCGCTGATCGGCATGATCTACCTGTGCGCCGGCGGCATCACCATCGACCTCCCGCTGCGCTGATCTACACGATCACCTGAAGCGCTTACCGAAGCGATGGTCCTCCATCGCTTCCTACCTGCCCACCAGCCGCGCCCCGGAGACGGGGTCAAGGGCGACCGAGCGCTAGCGAGGGAGTCCCGAAGGGACGCGTAGCGAAGCGGAGCGCCCTTGACGCCGTTGGAGGGGCGTGGCACGAGAGCGTG encodes:
- a CDS encoding ISL3 family transposase: MRVTTAFNKMLGLVGASVDSVVFAPEGIVVGLRRRPHKHRCPCGGKTSGTRDHSVRRWRHLDLGGTRLFLEYRIARIDCPRCKATRTETVPWARPGARHTRDLQDLVAWLAQRTDKTTITRLLRISWEAVAKIIVDVVAEAIDDKRLDGLYRIGVDEISYRKGHQYLTVVADHDRDGAVVWAAKGKDHTVLEAFYDELGPKRVQKLSAVSLDMGGAYKLATDNKAAHVTQCVDPFHVIKLANEAINKTRRVAWNVERDAGRPARKVKHTRWALVKDTQALSRGQWETLDALRRSRSALYRAWQLKEALRDLYRLRYPSQAPRHLDWWLAWACRSRIPAFVSLAKTIRANRDRVLAAVELGLSNSKLEGLNSKIRLINHRGYGHHSAAALIGMIYLCAGGITIDLPLR